The Candidatus Eisenbacteria bacterium genome has a window encoding:
- a CDS encoding MogA/MoaB family molybdenum cofactor biosynthesis protein, with product MKRQIVRCAVLTISDRASRGEYADESGPAIADILTGWGWQPEATEILPDEEELIAQRMGRLADQGFDLILTTGGTGLGPRDRTPEATLRVADRIVPGLGEMIRARTATHSPRAYLSRSLAALCRKCLIINLPGSVRGARESLEALRELLPHAIDVIREDRLTHDSHGRPGDA from the coding sequence ATGAAGCGCCAGATCGTCCGCTGCGCAGTTCTCACGATCAGCGACCGCGCCTCGCGCGGCGAGTATGCCGACGAGAGCGGGCCAGCTATCGCGGACATTCTGACCGGTTGGGGCTGGCAGCCGGAGGCGACGGAGATCCTCCCGGACGAAGAGGAGCTGATCGCGCAACGGATGGGGCGCCTGGCCGATCAGGGGTTCGATCTCATCCTGACGACGGGAGGCACCGGCCTCGGCCCGCGCGACCGCACGCCGGAGGCGACTCTCCGTGTCGCCGACCGCATTGTTCCGGGGCTCGGTGAGATGATCCGCGCCCGGACTGCGACCCATTCGCCCCGGGCCTATCTTTCCCGTTCCCTCGCGGCACTCTGCCGGAAGTGCCTGATCATCAACCTTCCGGGATCGGTCCGCGGCGCGCGGGAGAGCCTCGAGGCCCTGCGCGAGCTCCTTCCTCACGCGATCGATGTGATCCGTGAGGATCGATTGACGCACGATTCGCATGGCCGGCCCGGCGACGCATAG
- a CDS encoding TlpA family protein disulfide reductase: MRDSDAGGPSLPLIAPGSRVMAPGIDAVSLDGSRWRLSDKKGKVVLIDFWATWCGPCRKTIPELIELRNELGPWGLEVVGISLDQKGPAVVDPFVKRSGINYPVVVDSQGRYARLYGGVDAIPTFFLVDRSGRTAYQMTGAAPKASMVRAIEALLQEG; this comes from the coding sequence ATGAGGGATTCGGATGCCGGCGGGCCGAGCCTTCCGCTCATCGCCCCCGGCAGTCGCGTGATGGCCCCCGGGATCGACGCCGTCTCCCTCGACGGGTCCCGGTGGCGTCTCTCCGACAAGAAGGGGAAGGTGGTCCTGATCGACTTCTGGGCGACCTGGTGCGGCCCCTGCCGCAAGACGATCCCCGAGCTGATCGAGCTTCGAAACGAGCTCGGCCCGTGGGGCCTCGAGGTGGTTGGGATCTCTCTCGACCAGAAGGGTCCCGCGGTCGTCGATCCCTTCGTGAAGCGGTCCGGCATCAACTACCCGGTCGTTGTCGACTCGCAGGGGAGATACGCGAGGCTCTATGGGGGCGTGGATGCGATTCCGACCTTCTTCCTGGTCGACCGCTCCGGCCGCACGGCCTACCAGATGACCGGGGCCGCTCCGAAGGCATCGATGGTCCGCGCGATCGAGGCGCTCCTCCAGGAGGGATAG
- a CDS encoding YggS family pyridoxal phosphate-dependent enzyme, whose protein sequence is MDLRGRHEDLRARIARACARAGRPADSVVLIAISKTLPAEAIREAHALGVRDFGENKVQELLSKAPLLEDLGIRWHMVGHLQTNKVRGALAHASMIQSVDSAHLAQRIDSLVAEGSKIEVLLQINTSGEESKFGVAPRDLDALVSAIRPLDRLEVRGLMTLGPLTDDEEAIRSSFRTLRSLLPVARLHFPGASILSMGMSGDFEIAIEEGATHIRVGAALFGARI, encoded by the coding sequence ATGGACCTGAGGGGCCGCCATGAGGATCTGCGCGCCCGCATCGCGCGCGCCTGCGCCCGAGCGGGCCGCCCAGCCGACTCCGTCGTCCTGATCGCCATCAGCAAGACCCTTCCCGCGGAAGCGATCCGCGAAGCCCACGCCCTTGGCGTCAGGGACTTCGGGGAGAACAAGGTCCAGGAGTTGCTCTCCAAGGCGCCGCTACTGGAGGACCTCGGGATCCGCTGGCACATGGTCGGCCACCTCCAGACCAACAAGGTCCGTGGAGCGCTCGCGCACGCCTCGATGATCCAGTCCGTCGACTCTGCCCATCTGGCCCAGAGGATCGACAGCCTTGTCGCGGAGGGATCGAAGATCGAGGTCCTGCTCCAGATCAACACGTCTGGAGAGGAGTCGAAGTTCGGCGTGGCCCCGCGAGACCTGGATGCCCTGGTCTCCGCGATCCGGCCTCTCGATCGGCTCGAGGTTCGAGGGTTGATGACGCTGGGGCCGCTGACGGACGACGAGGAGGCGATCCGCTCGTCGTTCCGCACGCTCCGCTCCCTGTTGCCGGTCGCGCGGCTCCACTTCCCCGGCGCCTCCATCCTGTCGATGGGGATGTCTGGGGACTTCGAGATCGCGATCGAGGAAGGAGCGACCCACATCCGGGTCGGTGCCGCCCTCTTTGGCGCTCGGATTTGA